One segment of Methylotuvimicrobium sp. KM2 DNA contains the following:
- a CDS encoding type I secretion system permease/ATPase — MSLSNSEQAGNIEIAGGNDNDSSSVNDPLLNALLVLCKLLQNPHSADALTAGLPLESNRLTPDLFPRAAKRAGLAAGLVVRPLDRISNLVLPAILLLKQGQAIILLSRDGNQCKVLFPETEDGIKTVALNELNQDYTGAAFFVQQEHSFDSRIDQTQAPKSVHWFWDVIFKSWPIYSEVLMASFLINLFAISTPFYVMNVYDRVVPNHALETLWVLSTGMLIIYTFEFVMKSLRSYFIDTASKRAEIILSATLFERIMGIKMESRPTSLGVFANNFNEFESFRDFLTSATLTALIDLPFTILFLIVIWYLAGDMVIIPLTVIPVALVSGYFIQKPLRKLSQQLSQFSSQKGATLYESLSNLETIKGASAEGQSQKKWEETVAYMSKLSVKSRFYSSFATNLITFLQRMTYLMVVIYAVYLIIEGELTVGGLIACTILTRHALNPIGKFAALLTRYDAARTALESLKQLMNQPVERDEYKKYLHRPKFKGSIEFKDVTFSYPNQPIKALENVSFKIDAGEHVAILGRIGSGKSTVEKLLLGFYEVQSGAILIDGTDIRQIDPSDLRRQIGYVSQDISLMHGSVKDNITLGARYADDTMILQAAQLAGVTHFVDKHPQGFEMPVGERGRSLSGGQRQSIAVARALLLSPPIYVMDEPTNAMDNSTGDGFKKRLAPHIRDKTLLLVTHKTSLLSLVDRLIIMDNGRIIADGPKDQVLNALKQGQIKVSS, encoded by the coding sequence ATGAGCCTATCGAATTCGGAACAAGCGGGGAATATAGAAATAGCCGGCGGCAACGACAACGACAGTTCGTCGGTTAACGATCCTTTACTGAATGCATTGTTGGTCTTATGTAAATTGTTGCAAAACCCGCACTCCGCCGATGCGTTGACGGCCGGCTTGCCCTTGGAAAGCAATCGCCTGACTCCGGATTTATTTCCGAGAGCCGCCAAAAGAGCGGGCCTGGCGGCAGGTCTTGTCGTCAGACCGCTCGATCGAATTTCCAATTTGGTCTTGCCCGCCATTTTGCTGTTAAAGCAAGGTCAAGCCATAATCCTGCTGTCGAGAGATGGCAACCAATGTAAAGTTCTGTTTCCCGAAACGGAAGACGGAATAAAAACTGTCGCGCTGAACGAACTTAACCAAGATTACACCGGAGCCGCCTTTTTCGTTCAACAAGAGCATTCTTTCGACAGCCGCATCGACCAAACGCAAGCGCCCAAGTCAGTACACTGGTTCTGGGATGTCATTTTCAAGTCCTGGCCGATTTACAGCGAAGTCTTGATGGCTTCGTTTCTGATCAACCTCTTCGCGATATCCACGCCGTTTTACGTCATGAACGTGTATGACCGAGTGGTGCCTAATCATGCGCTGGAAACCTTATGGGTCTTATCCACCGGCATGCTGATTATCTATACTTTTGAATTCGTCATGAAGAGCTTACGCAGTTACTTCATCGACACCGCCAGCAAACGTGCCGAAATCATCTTGTCAGCTACTTTATTCGAGCGCATCATGGGCATCAAAATGGAATCCAGGCCAACGTCACTAGGCGTGTTTGCCAATAATTTCAATGAGTTCGAGTCATTTAGAGACTTTTTGACCTCGGCAACACTAACCGCATTGATCGATTTGCCTTTCACGATTCTTTTTTTGATCGTCATTTGGTATCTTGCGGGAGACATGGTAATCATTCCGTTGACCGTCATTCCGGTCGCATTAGTCAGCGGGTATTTCATTCAAAAGCCGTTGAGAAAATTGTCTCAACAATTATCCCAATTTTCGTCGCAAAAAGGAGCAACGCTCTACGAATCGTTATCGAATTTGGAAACCATCAAAGGCGCCAGCGCCGAAGGACAATCGCAAAAAAAATGGGAAGAAACCGTCGCTTATATGAGTAAGCTGAGCGTGAAATCCCGTTTTTACTCGTCTTTTGCGACTAATCTCATCACTTTTTTACAGCGCATGACCTATCTGATGGTCGTTATTTATGCAGTCTATTTAATCATCGAGGGTGAATTGACGGTAGGCGGGCTCATTGCCTGTACGATTTTGACACGCCATGCCTTGAATCCAATAGGAAAATTCGCCGCGTTGTTGACGCGTTACGATGCCGCCCGAACTGCGTTAGAGTCATTGAAACAATTGATGAATCAACCCGTTGAGCGCGACGAATACAAAAAATATTTACATCGCCCCAAATTCAAAGGCTCCATAGAATTTAAAGATGTGACTTTCAGCTATCCAAATCAACCGATCAAGGCACTTGAAAATGTCTCATTCAAGATCGATGCCGGCGAACATGTCGCGATACTCGGACGAATCGGGTCCGGCAAATCGACGGTCGAAAAATTGTTACTAGGTTTTTACGAGGTTCAATCCGGCGCAATTCTGATAGACGGCACCGATATTCGTCAAATCGATCCATCCGACTTACGCCGTCAAATCGGTTACGTGTCTCAAGACATTTCGTTGATGCACGGCAGCGTCAAAGACAACATTACGCTCGGCGCCCGATACGCAGACGACACGATGATTTTACAAGCCGCACAATTAGCCGGAGTGACTCATTTTGTTGACAAACACCCGCAAGGCTTCGAAATGCCGGTCGGCGAACGAGGGCGCTCGTTGTCTGGGGGGCAACGGCAAAGTATTGCCGTAGCTCGCGCACTGCTGTTGTCCCCACCCATTTACGTGATGGACGAGCCGACCAATGCAATGGACAACAGTACCGGAGATGGTTTCAAAAAACGCTTGGCCCCTCATATCAGGGATAAGACACTATTATTGGTGACGCATAAAACGTCTTTGTTAAGTTTGGTGGATCGTTTGATCATTATGGATAACGGACGAATCATAGCGGACGGCCCGAAAGACCAGGTTCTCAACGCTTTAAAACAAGGCCAGATCAAAGTTTCCAGTTAA
- a CDS encoding vWA domain-containing protein — protein MIKIKKILLATIFPIAIALSACAEQPIKTFRPIKTIELDYLIQNHGYRQKADHVYVLLDSSSSMKEAYHGNTNQDNDFPGEAKPTKFSVARELLFRINNSIEGLDINAALRRFGFGPCLDWRLSLLDYPLEPHDHDRWLSSLGQQECASGGATLTNALEEVVADLSSISGQTALLIISDGNGYITSPVTLAKVLKARYGDSICIYTVWTGNSSDIPGQSMLNKLADVGGCGFYTTSRTIYPATGFDAFIASVVLHEDRHETE, from the coding sequence ATGATAAAAATAAAAAAAATCTTACTGGCGACAATTTTTCCGATAGCGATTGCGTTAAGTGCTTGTGCAGAACAGCCAATCAAAACTTTCCGCCCGATAAAAACGATCGAGCTCGATTATTTGATTCAAAACCACGGCTATCGACAAAAAGCCGATCACGTTTATGTGCTCTTGGATAGCTCATCTTCGATGAAAGAAGCCTATCATGGCAATACCAATCAAGATAACGATTTTCCCGGCGAAGCCAAGCCAACAAAATTTTCGGTAGCTAGAGAGCTATTGTTTCGGATAAACAACAGTATCGAAGGGCTCGACATTAATGCCGCGCTTCGACGATTTGGTTTTGGGCCTTGTTTGGACTGGCGTCTTAGCCTTTTGGATTACCCGCTCGAGCCCCATGATCATGATCGATGGCTGTCCAGCCTAGGCCAACAAGAGTGCGCAAGCGGTGGCGCGACGCTGACTAATGCGCTTGAAGAAGTCGTGGCGGATTTGTCTTCGATTTCAGGGCAAACGGCGTTATTGATCATTAGCGATGGCAACGGTTATATCACTTCTCCGGTGACGCTCGCCAAAGTTTTGAAAGCCCGTTACGGCGATTCGATTTGCATTTACACGGTATGGACAGGAAATTCGAGTGATATACCGGGACAATCGATGCTAAATAAACTTGCTGATGTAGGTGGTTGCGGTTTTTATACTACATCGAGGACCATTTACCCGGCAACCGGTTTCGATGCTTTTATTGCTTCGGTCGTTTTGCATGAAGACCGGCATGAGACCGAATAA
- a CDS encoding TolC family outer membrane protein produces MKKSLLGFCLALSLTVLPSYAESMRQAVQRTLDENPEIQEARSVRLAYEQEIDQAKANYLPKIDVSAGYGLERANTPFTRGFGGANQRGGVNQFGRTESSVQFRQMIFDGFETPHEVDRFTFKTDAQAYRVFGRSEIIGLQASQAYIEMLRNQTLLDLAQKNLETHRSIYKQIRLRTERGVGRRSDLDQATGRLANAESNFFAQQGNLQDAETSYYRVIGVLPKMLEEAPSPSKKNGDIPPSLDDAIELALANHPTLKEAESDIKESKAQHETASAPFYPRVDFEVSYDNNDDTGGIRGVNEDLTAMVRVRYNLFNGGRDLARRRQTAHEIAQAKNIRDNTYRQVMESVRLSWVAYQTLNNQMAFFESHRDSSIKTLEAYKRQFNIGQRTLMDLLDTTNEVYLASIAYADAKYSELTARYRILAGMGKLNQYLGTTLPEETKPITKKQQADARYFN; encoded by the coding sequence ATGAAGAAGTCATTGTTAGGTTTTTGTTTGGCATTGAGTTTGACTGTTTTGCCAAGTTATGCCGAATCGATGCGTCAGGCTGTACAACGTACACTCGACGAGAATCCCGAGATTCAGGAAGCCAGATCGGTACGTTTGGCTTATGAACAAGAAATCGATCAAGCCAAGGCGAATTATTTGCCCAAGATCGATGTGTCCGCCGGTTACGGTTTGGAAAGAGCGAATACGCCGTTCACGCGAGGGTTTGGCGGTGCTAATCAAAGGGGGGGCGTCAATCAATTTGGCAGAACCGAATCATCGGTACAATTTCGACAAATGATCTTCGATGGGTTTGAAACGCCGCATGAAGTTGACCGATTTACGTTCAAAACCGATGCGCAAGCGTATAGAGTCTTTGGACGGTCGGAAATCATTGGTCTTCAAGCCTCTCAAGCCTATATCGAAATGCTTCGAAACCAAACTCTGTTGGATTTGGCACAGAAAAACCTCGAAACACACCGCAGTATCTACAAGCAAATCAGGCTACGAACCGAGCGAGGCGTCGGACGAAGATCGGATTTGGATCAAGCAACCGGTCGTCTTGCCAATGCAGAATCTAATTTTTTCGCTCAACAAGGTAATCTGCAGGATGCAGAAACCAGCTATTATCGTGTCATAGGCGTATTGCCTAAAATGTTAGAAGAGGCGCCTAGTCCATCGAAAAAAAATGGCGATATCCCGCCGAGTCTCGACGATGCGATCGAATTGGCGTTGGCGAATCACCCCACACTAAAAGAAGCGGAGTCAGATATCAAAGAGTCGAAAGCGCAACATGAGACTGCGTCGGCGCCGTTTTATCCTCGGGTCGATTTTGAAGTCAGTTATGATAACAACGATGACACAGGAGGTATCCGCGGCGTAAACGAAGACTTAACGGCCATGGTTCGTGTTCGTTACAACTTATTCAATGGCGGACGCGACCTCGCGAGGCGTCGGCAAACCGCTCACGAAATCGCTCAAGCCAAAAACATTCGGGACAACACTTACAGACAGGTAATGGAAAGCGTTAGATTGTCATGGGTCGCCTATCAAACACTCAACAACCAAATGGCTTTTTTTGAATCGCATCGAGACTCCAGTATCAAGACGTTGGAGGCTTATAAGCGTCAATTCAATATCGGTCAGCGAACGCTCATGGACTTATTGGATACAACAAACGAAGTCTATTTAGCCAGTATCGCTTATGCCGATGCAAAATATAGCGAACTTACTGCGCGCTATCGCATCTTAGCCGGCATGGGGAAATTGAATCAGTATTTGGGGACAACTTTGCCGGAAGAAACGAAGCCGATTACCAAAAAACAACAGGCGGATGCCCGTTACTTCAATTGA
- a CDS encoding transglutaminase-like cysteine peptidase, with protein MTIKVLRQCRLVRSICLLLGLCLSLFSAAQIDISTELLSRVENKYGVDGRLRVEAWKQLLEDPDIKILSVREKLEKVNDFFNQNIDFVDDIFLWGVEDYWATPVEFLAQGAGDCEDYSIAKYFTLKILGVPDDKLRITYVKAVELGQAHMVLTYFETPRSVPLVLDNIISQIKLATERKDLIPVYSFNGSGLWLAKARGSGQRVGGSQRLSLWTDLTNRMLQGSL; from the coding sequence ATGACGATAAAAGTTTTACGACAATGTCGCCTAGTCAGGTCGATCTGTTTATTATTGGGTCTATGTTTGAGCTTGTTCTCGGCGGCTCAAATCGACATCAGTACCGAGCTATTGTCGCGAGTCGAAAACAAATATGGCGTGGACGGGCGTCTGCGCGTCGAAGCCTGGAAACAATTGTTGGAAGACCCTGACATTAAAATTTTATCGGTGCGAGAAAAACTCGAAAAGGTCAATGATTTTTTCAATCAAAACATTGATTTCGTCGATGATATTTTTTTGTGGGGCGTGGAAGACTATTGGGCGACACCGGTCGAATTTTTGGCTCAAGGCGCGGGAGACTGTGAAGACTACTCCATCGCCAAATACTTTACATTAAAAATACTGGGAGTCCCCGATGACAAATTACGCATCACCTATGTCAAAGCCGTTGAGTTAGGCCAAGCGCATATGGTTTTGACTTATTTCGAAACGCCGCGCTCTGTGCCGTTGGTTTTGGACAATATCATCTCCCAAATCAAGCTGGCAACCGAACGTAAAGATCTGATACCGGTTTATAGCTTCAACGGTTCTGGTTTGTGGCTGGCCAAAGCACGAGGCAGCGGCCAACGCGTCGGCGGCTCCCAACGATTGAGCCTTTGGACCGATCTCACGAACAGAATGCTACAGGGCAGCCTATAA
- a CDS encoding LapD/MoxY N-terminal periplasmic domain-containing protein has product MSLSKQLLLLVSLIFLVVFSINFVLSLNKIKSYLEIEAQVHAQDTATSLGLSLSPYMTNESDPILETMINAIFDMGYYREIKLVNVDNKTLIKVTNDKVFSEVPQWLVDWLPMQTATASSEISSGWMLSGTVFVSTNPGFGYLKLYQLAQSAMTFTLITFVGAVLLLFLILRFVLSPLKNINALALSIAEGQFKTIEKIPWTTEVKNVALSMNLMSKKIEGVIDNLNNKLDSLGKKLHNDDLTGLLKKKCFESDMKQLFLSNTEAYVFIIKIDSLTKLTKEYNDEQIDTFLKAFAQALRDISACYQKHQVTPYRLLGSEFALLGRTLDRNQAEHLAQSLIGSLTEIAEQYGHTDIAHIGISSINPLGTPAISLASANEAFEQAQLIGANSYFIKEDSSHAKDVGEWKNLVLDVIDNRDYEIAYLDPIQDLTSERVLIEEASFHVLDSEGNPVPIGPFVAIAEKFTKIIELDRDVIQHAIECIDTQHLQHAIAVNVSTRTIKNAEFRTWLAEQLKSRPVGKQLIFNIAAYAVTKDFDVYCEFFRFVRALGAGVMIKRFEPQSMPLEYIKALRPDFIRLTRELSNDLTDHEAKTAFIETIVQAAKLLDIRVIAENVQSDEDRATLRALGVDGASR; this is encoded by the coding sequence ATGTCATTGTCCAAACAATTGCTCTTGCTGGTTTCGTTGATTTTTCTTGTTGTTTTCAGCATCAATTTTGTGTTGAGTTTGAACAAGATTAAAAGTTATCTGGAAATCGAAGCCCAGGTTCATGCTCAAGATACCGCAACCTCATTAGGCTTGTCCCTGAGTCCTTATATGACCAATGAAAGCGATCCCATTTTAGAAACGATGATCAACGCGATTTTCGATATGGGTTATTATCGTGAGATAAAGTTGGTCAACGTCGACAATAAAACCTTAATCAAAGTCACTAACGATAAAGTATTTTCCGAGGTTCCTCAATGGTTAGTTGATTGGCTGCCGATGCAAACTGCAACCGCATCGAGCGAAATCAGTTCCGGGTGGATGTTGAGCGGGACGGTTTTTGTTTCGACTAACCCGGGATTCGGCTATCTGAAACTCTATCAATTGGCCCAAAGCGCCATGACGTTTACGTTGATTACTTTCGTCGGCGCGGTTTTATTGCTGTTTTTGATATTACGTTTCGTTTTATCGCCGCTGAAAAATATTAATGCATTGGCCTTATCGATTGCGGAAGGACAGTTTAAAACCATCGAAAAAATTCCGTGGACAACCGAGGTTAAAAATGTCGCCTTATCGATGAACTTAATGTCGAAAAAAATCGAAGGTGTCATTGACAATCTGAATAATAAACTAGACAGTTTAGGGAAAAAATTACACAACGACGATTTGACCGGCTTGCTCAAAAAAAAATGTTTCGAGTCGGACATGAAACAGTTGTTTCTAAGCAATACAGAAGCCTATGTCTTCATTATTAAGATAGACAGCCTAACCAAGCTGACGAAAGAATACAATGACGAGCAAATCGACACGTTTTTGAAAGCGTTCGCTCAGGCTCTACGAGATATTAGCGCTTGTTATCAAAAACATCAGGTTACGCCCTATAGGCTATTGGGATCGGAGTTCGCTTTGCTGGGGCGTACTTTAGATCGAAATCAAGCCGAGCATTTAGCTCAGTCGTTGATCGGTTCGCTTACCGAAATCGCTGAGCAATACGGACACACCGATATTGCTCATATCGGCATTTCTTCGATAAACCCGCTTGGAACACCGGCGATTAGCTTGGCTTCGGCAAACGAAGCTTTCGAGCAAGCACAACTGATTGGCGCAAATAGCTATTTTATCAAAGAGGATAGCAGCCATGCGAAAGATGTCGGAGAATGGAAAAATTTGGTTCTCGACGTAATCGATAATCGTGACTATGAAATTGCTTACCTCGATCCAATCCAAGACCTGACGAGCGAACGAGTCCTGATCGAAGAAGCTTCATTTCATGTGCTCGATTCCGAAGGCAATCCGGTACCGATAGGCCCCTTTGTCGCGATAGCTGAAAAATTCACAAAAATCATTGAGTTGGATCGCGATGTTATTCAGCATGCGATTGAGTGTATTGATACGCAACATCTTCAGCATGCGATTGCCGTCAATGTTTCGACCCGAACGATCAAGAATGCCGAATTCAGAACCTGGTTGGCTGAACAACTCAAATCTCGTCCCGTCGGCAAGCAATTGATTTTCAATATTGCGGCTTATGCCGTCACAAAAGACTTCGACGTTTATTGTGAGTTTTTCCGGTTTGTTCGAGCACTCGGCGCAGGAGTCATGATTAAGCGATTCGAGCCTCAATCGATGCCGTTGGAATATATCAAAGCATTACGCCCCGATTTTATCCGTTTGACACGCGAATTAAGCAATGATTTAACAGATCATGAGGCAAAAACAGCTTTTATCGAAACCATCGTGCAGGCTGCAAAATTACTGGATATTAGGGTCATTGCCGAAAATGTCCAGTCCGATGAAGACCGCGCAACGCTTCGTGCTCTCGGTGTCGATGGCGCCAGTCGATAA
- a CDS encoding transglycosylase SLT domain-containing protein, which produces MTFIPRLLSSLLALLVLLFYGAFSFAQQDEELETILELEMPATRQLMESAFRLTRHGRNRNDYWQAAVNFCKAARLGSIEAQYQLGMLYASGTGVRSHRDYAAALFATAGQQGHQLAQAMLDSMPLKKLQLPGCMLSDKQLPAKSGYRSQSIYFAKDIDIDKLIKRLPSHKTWIIDLVNTMAPWYQIDSRLALSIISIESNFNPNAVSPKNAMGLMQLIPATAERFNVKDAFDAAQNIKAGLRYLRWLLKRYDGDVALAAAGYNAGEGAVDRYNGIPPYPETQAYVARVLNLYKKKRCCDEF; this is translated from the coding sequence ATGACTTTCATCCCCCGATTATTGTCGTCATTGTTGGCGTTGCTTGTGTTATTGTTTTACGGCGCGTTTAGCTTCGCTCAACAAGATGAAGAACTCGAGACGATACTCGAACTAGAGATGCCCGCAACACGTCAATTGATGGAGAGCGCTTTTAGATTGACCCGTCATGGGCGTAATCGTAACGACTATTGGCAAGCGGCAGTCAATTTTTGCAAAGCGGCGCGCTTAGGCAGCATCGAGGCCCAATATCAATTAGGCATGTTGTACGCATCGGGAACCGGCGTTCGCTCCCATCGTGATTATGCCGCCGCTTTATTTGCAACGGCTGGACAACAAGGTCATCAGTTAGCTCAAGCCATGCTCGATTCTATGCCGTTGAAAAAACTACAATTACCCGGCTGCATGCTTTCCGACAAGCAATTGCCTGCCAAATCGGGCTATCGATCGCAGTCGATTTATTTTGCCAAAGATATCGACATAGACAAGTTAATCAAAAGGCTACCGTCTCATAAAACCTGGATTATCGATTTGGTCAACACGATGGCGCCTTGGTATCAAATCGATTCACGCTTGGCACTATCGATTATCAGTATAGAATCAAACTTCAATCCCAATGCTGTTTCTCCCAAAAACGCGATGGGTTTGATGCAATTGATTCCTGCCACGGCCGAGCGATTCAATGTTAAGGATGCGTTCGATGCCGCGCAAAACATCAAAGCAGGCTTGCGCTATTTACGCTGGCTACTCAAGCGTTATGACGGTGATGTGGCGCTTGCCGCAGCCGGCTATAATGCGGGCGAAGGTGCTGTCGACCGTTACAACGGCATTCCCCCCTATCCTGAAACGCAAGCTTATGTAGCGCGCGTGCTCAATTTATATAAAAAGAAACGATGCTGCGATGAATTTTGA
- a CDS encoding exosortase system-associated protein, TIGR04073 family: MIDKAIKLPVFVILLCVSTFSHAEPEQDSYAEQFISKSGNALANITTGWLEVPKNIYITTRETNIIYGFIGGTGMGIFHLAGRIATGVFNLITAPIPSDPIVNPHYIWNDFGTKTTYAVQFYLEEPSTETAPQ; encoded by the coding sequence ATGATCGATAAAGCTATTAAGTTGCCGGTTTTTGTCATTTTGCTTTGTGTGTCGACGTTTTCTCATGCCGAGCCTGAACAAGACAGTTATGCCGAACAGTTTATTTCCAAATCAGGTAATGCGTTAGCTAATATCACTACCGGTTGGCTAGAAGTCCCTAAAAATATTTATATTACCACCAGAGAAACTAATATTATTTACGGTTTCATTGGCGGCACCGGCATGGGGATTTTTCATTTGGCTGGCCGCATAGCCACAGGCGTGTTTAACCTTATCACCGCGCCGATCCCTTCCGACCCGATCGTCAATCCTCACTACATCTGGAACGATTTCGGTACGAAAACCACATACGCCGTTCAGTTTTACCTAGAAGAACCTAGTACCGAAACAGCTCCTCAATAA
- a CDS encoding EAL domain-containing protein has protein sequence MESSDTPIGETHTEGELERRNRLYTMLSHINRCIIRTKDPQELYFAACRIAIESGGFAIAWIGLIDWETGNLIPVASAGNVTVTQLKNLNEGKFEVLSNDKETTGGSRLASWTEMSEQLGLLEGASFPIRLEGKTVGSFNIAAKEPGFFRDAEINLLLEVVDDISFALDIIRREEKRIAAESKIRYFVYYDSQTGLPSRALFEERLNESCYNGIAHQVVVMVVNLRRLQIVLHLLDPDAGLAIIRTLVDRLESVLPAVPRARIDEAKFALILQDPDGLHVAEELAWQIHKVLAEAVEVDGQEYYVDPFIGLARFPLDGEPVEVLKHAMLAASSPDTDTICRFFFADMDEGSRRQLNLDTALRRALERNEFMLHYQPQLDLSTGRIVGAEALLRWQSRDYGLVSPLNFIPLLEENGMINTIGEWVLQEACRLNREWQDEGLPPLRMAVNLSARQFHGGDIPNIVKQTLEKTGLEPQWLELELTESIVLMDADKVIRTMHEISAENIGFALDDFGTGYSSLSYLQRLPVARIKIDKSFVANLTSNPSDAAIVRAVVGMAHSLGLKVIAEGVETEGQLGFLRGINCEEIQGYLFSRPLPADDFAMLLREGRSIPPTQIEKPERVLLLIDDESNIISALRRVLRRKGFRIVGTTSIKEGFELMAIHQPGVVICDQRMPEMTGTEFLRRIKDIYPDTIRIVLSGYTELNSVIDAVNHGEVYKFLTKPWEDEALCQVIGDAFNIYELRQENRYLSRKLSTKRTISGNVS, from the coding sequence ATGGAATCGAGTGATACGCCTATCGGAGAAACCCATACGGAAGGGGAACTGGAGAGGAGGAACCGGCTCTATACTATGTTGAGCCATATCAACCGGTGTATTATCCGCACCAAAGACCCTCAGGAGCTTTACTTTGCAGCTTGCCGCATCGCCATCGAAAGCGGCGGTTTCGCGATTGCCTGGATAGGCTTGATCGACTGGGAAACTGGAAACCTGATACCGGTCGCCTCTGCCGGTAATGTCACGGTAACTCAGCTCAAGAATTTAAATGAAGGCAAATTCGAGGTTTTATCGAACGATAAGGAAACCACCGGCGGATCGCGCTTGGCATCCTGGACCGAAATGTCCGAGCAATTAGGTTTGCTTGAAGGCGCATCCTTTCCGATACGGCTCGAAGGCAAGACCGTCGGCTCCTTCAATATCGCGGCGAAAGAGCCGGGCTTTTTCCGCGACGCCGAAATCAACCTATTGCTCGAAGTGGTGGATGATATTTCGTTCGCGCTCGACATTATCCGCCGCGAGGAAAAGCGGATTGCCGCCGAGAGTAAGATACGCTATTTCGTTTATTACGACTCCCAAACCGGCCTGCCCAGCCGAGCGCTATTCGAAGAACGCTTGAACGAATCTTGTTATAACGGAATCGCGCATCAAGTCGTCGTGATGGTCGTCAATCTTCGCAGGCTACAAATCGTCTTGCATTTACTGGATCCTGATGCCGGCCTGGCAATTATCCGGACTCTGGTCGACAGACTCGAATCGGTATTGCCGGCCGTCCCTCGCGCGCGTATCGACGAGGCGAAATTCGCCCTGATATTGCAAGACCCGGATGGCTTGCATGTCGCGGAAGAATTGGCCTGGCAGATTCATAAGGTCTTGGCCGAGGCCGTTGAGGTCGACGGGCAAGAGTACTATGTCGACCCGTTTATCGGACTCGCAAGATTTCCATTGGACGGCGAACCGGTGGAGGTTCTCAAGCACGCCATGCTGGCCGCCTCTTCCCCCGACACCGATACTATTTGCCGTTTTTTCTTCGCCGATATGGATGAAGGATCGCGGCGACAACTGAATCTCGACACCGCTTTGCGCCGTGCTCTGGAGCGCAATGAATTCATGTTGCACTATCAGCCGCAATTGGATTTATCAACAGGCAGAATCGTCGGGGCCGAAGCTTTACTGCGTTGGCAAAGCCGCGATTACGGCTTGGTTTCGCCGCTGAATTTCATCCCACTACTCGAAGAAAACGGCATGATAAACACGATCGGCGAATGGGTGCTGCAAGAGGCTTGCCGGCTCAATCGAGAGTGGCAAGACGAAGGGCTACCGCCATTGCGCATGGCAGTCAATCTTTCGGCTAGACAATTTCATGGTGGCGATATTCCGAACATAGTCAAGCAAACTCTCGAAAAAACCGGTCTTGAACCTCAATGGCTGGAATTGGAACTGACCGAGAGCATCGTACTGATGGATGCCGATAAAGTCATCCGTACGATGCACGAGATATCGGCGGAAAACATCGGTTTCGCATTGGACGATTTCGGTACCGGCTATTCATCGCTCAGTTATTTGCAGCGGCTTCCGGTTGCCCGGATCAAAATAGACAAATCCTTCGTAGCCAATCTCACTTCTAATCCGAGCGATGCGGCGATCGTTCGCGCGGTCGTCGGAATGGCGCACAGCTTAGGCTTGAAAGTCATCGCCGAAGGCGTCGAAACCGAAGGACAACTGGGTTTTTTACGCGGCATCAACTGCGAAGAAATCCAGGGTTATCTGTTTAGTCGACCATTGCCGGCCGATGATTTTGCCATGTTATTACGAGAGGGCCGAAGTATCCCACCCACGCAAATCGAGAAGCCGGAACGGGTCTTATTATTGATCGATGACGAGTCGAATATCATTTCGGCATTGAGGCGCGTGTTACGCCGCAAGGGATTTCGCATCGTCGGCACTACGAGTATCAAGGAGGGATTCGAATTGATGGCGATTCATCAGCCGGGCGTCGTGATTTGCGACCAGCGCATGCCGGAAATGACCGGAACCGAATTTCTAAGGCGGATCAAGGACATTTACCCCGACACGATACGCATCGTACTGTCGGGCTATACCGAATTAAACTCCGTGATCGATGCGGTAAACCACGGCGAAGTCTATAAGTTTCTGACCAAGCCGTGGGAAGACGAAGCGCTTTGCCAAGTAATCGGCGATGCGTTTAATATTTACGAATTGCGCCAGGAAAATCGCTATCTTTCTCGAAAGCTAAGCACAAAACGGACTATCTCAGGCAATGTTTCTTAA